Proteins from a genomic interval of Youhaiella tibetensis:
- the radA gene encoding DNA repair protein RadA — protein sequence MAKSKSSFICQACGSVYPRWVGRCESCGEWNTIVEELVDSGVGAGPKSAKANGRPTTLVPLAGETESAARVVTGIAELDRVTGGGFVMGSTILVGGDPGIGKSTLLLQAAAALGDGGKRVIYVSGEEAIAQVRLRAQRLGLGDKLVHLAAETNVETILATLEHGEAPDLVIIDSIQTLWTDRVESAPGTVTQVRTSAQALTRFAKKSGAAVVLVGHVTKDGQIAGPRVVEHMVDAVLYFEGDASHTFRILRGVKNRYGATDEIGVFEMTTLGLAQVANPSALFLDQRDEGAAGSAVFAGMEGTRPILIEIQALVAPSPLGTPRRAVVGWDSSRLSMILAVLETRCGVRIGANDIYLNVAGGLKINEPAADIAVAAALISSLTDAPLPSDSVYFGEVSLAGGIRPVVHAGLRLREAQKLGFSAVSTGRLTNGDKNSGLTVSEFTNLAELVGRIAANGRRRQQPAEVE from the coding sequence TTGGCCAAGAGCAAATCCAGCTTCATCTGCCAGGCTTGCGGTTCGGTCTATCCGCGATGGGTCGGCCGCTGCGAGAGCTGCGGGGAATGGAACACGATCGTCGAGGAGCTCGTGGACAGCGGGGTCGGTGCCGGCCCGAAATCGGCCAAGGCCAATGGCCGGCCGACCACGCTCGTACCCCTGGCCGGCGAAACCGAGTCCGCCGCGCGCGTCGTCACCGGCATTGCCGAACTTGACCGGGTGACCGGCGGCGGGTTCGTTATGGGCTCGACCATCCTCGTCGGCGGCGATCCGGGCATCGGCAAATCCACCCTCCTCCTCCAGGCGGCCGCCGCGCTCGGCGATGGCGGCAAGCGCGTCATCTACGTCTCAGGCGAAGAGGCCATCGCCCAGGTGCGCCTGCGGGCGCAGCGCCTCGGCCTTGGCGACAAGCTCGTGCACCTGGCAGCCGAAACCAATGTCGAAACCATCCTCGCCACGCTCGAGCACGGGGAAGCGCCCGACCTGGTCATCATCGATTCCATCCAGACGCTGTGGACCGATCGGGTCGAGAGCGCCCCGGGTACCGTTACCCAGGTGCGCACTTCCGCCCAGGCGCTGACCCGTTTCGCCAAGAAGTCGGGCGCCGCCGTGGTCCTGGTCGGGCACGTCACCAAGGACGGCCAGATTGCCGGACCGCGCGTGGTCGAGCACATGGTCGATGCCGTGCTCTATTTCGAGGGCGATGCCAGCCACACGTTCCGCATCCTGCGCGGGGTGAAGAACCGCTATGGCGCCACCGACGAGATCGGCGTCTTCGAGATGACGACCCTCGGCCTCGCCCAGGTCGCCAACCCTTCCGCGCTGTTCCTCGACCAGCGCGACGAAGGCGCCGCAGGTTCGGCCGTGTTCGCCGGCATGGAGGGCACGCGCCCGATCCTTATCGAGATCCAGGCACTGGTCGCCCCTTCCCCGCTCGGCACCCCGCGCCGCGCCGTCGTCGGCTGGGATTCCTCGCGCCTCTCGATGATTCTGGCCGTGCTCGAGACCCGCTGCGGCGTCCGCATCGGCGCCAACGACATCTATCTCAACGTCGCCGGCGGTCTCAAGATCAACGAACCGGCGGCCGATATCGCGGTGGCCGCTGCGCTCATCTCCTCGCTCACCGATGCGCCCCTGCCCTCCGACTCGGTCTATTTCGGGGAAGTCTCGCTCGCCGGTGGCATCCGGCCGGTCGTGCATGCGGGCCTGCGGCTGCGTGAAGCGCAAAAGCTCGGTTTCTCAGCGGTTTCGACCGGGCGGCTCACCAATGGCGACAAGAATTCCGGCCTGACCGTCAGCGAATTCACCAACCTTGCCGAACTCGTCGGGCGCATCGCCGCCAATGGGCGTCGGCGCCAGCAGCCGGCCGAGGTCGAATAG
- the alr gene encoding alanine racemase translates to MAMPPSPVTSGRLTIDLAALARNWRALDKVSAGALTGAVVKADAYGTGLEQSSRAFYAAGARFFFTATVDEAIALRATLPKAHIFVLGGLYPGAASLYVEHRLMPALCSLPMLEEWLAACVSRNEALPAALHFDTGMGRTGFRLNEASIVRRQIDSLGFAPQMIMSHLACADTPAHEKNRTQLALFQSVMAQFPNVPASLANSAGLMTGRDYHFQMVRPGIALYGGRAVSGRRNPMSQAVTLEVPILQVKEARTGETIGYGAAYNLNRDSRIAVLGMGYADGFFRSLSGTNSRPGGKVAYRGKVLPIIGRISMDLAVADITDLGHDLPLPGEMMEVLGPSITVDDQADIAGTIGYEILTSLRLGRFTRHYVGMPEEE, encoded by the coding sequence ATGGCTATGCCACCCTCCCCCGTCACCAGTGGGCGTCTGACGATCGACCTGGCGGCGCTGGCCCGCAACTGGCGCGCGCTCGACAAGGTCAGCGCCGGCGCCCTGACCGGTGCCGTCGTCAAGGCGGACGCCTATGGCACGGGCCTCGAGCAGTCGAGCCGGGCCTTCTATGCCGCTGGAGCCCGCTTCTTCTTCACGGCCACGGTTGATGAGGCGATAGCGCTGCGCGCAACCCTGCCCAAGGCCCACATCTTCGTGCTGGGCGGGCTCTATCCGGGCGCCGCCAGCCTCTATGTCGAGCATCGCCTGATGCCGGCGCTTTGTTCGCTCCCGATGCTCGAAGAATGGCTGGCCGCCTGCGTCTCACGCAACGAAGCGCTGCCCGCTGCGCTGCATTTCGATACCGGCATGGGCCGCACCGGCTTCCGGCTCAACGAGGCCAGCATCGTTCGCCGCCAGATCGATTCCCTGGGCTTCGCCCCGCAGATGATCATGAGCCATCTCGCCTGTGCCGATACGCCGGCGCACGAGAAGAATCGCACCCAGCTTGCCCTCTTCCAGTCGGTGATGGCGCAGTTCCCCAATGTCCCGGCCTCGCTCGCCAATTCGGCCGGGCTCATGACCGGTCGCGACTACCATTTCCAGATGGTGCGCCCGGGCATCGCCCTCTATGGCGGCCGCGCCGTCAGCGGCCGACGCAATCCGATGTCGCAGGCGGTGACGCTCGAAGTGCCGATCCTGCAGGTCAAGGAAGCGCGGACCGGGGAGACCATCGGCTACGGCGCTGCCTACAACCTCAATCGCGACAGCCGCATCGCCGTCCTCGGCATGGGTTACGCCGATGGCTTCTTCCGGAGCCTTTCGGGCACCAACTCGCGCCCCGGCGGCAAGGTCGCCTATCGCGGCAAGGTGCTCCCGATCATCGGGCGCATCTCGATGGACCTGGCGGTCGCCGACATCACCGATCTCGGCCACGACCTGCCGCTGCCCGGCGAGATGATGGAAGTGCTCGGCCCCAGCATCACGGTGGACGATCAGGCCGATATCGCCGGCACCATCGGCTACGAGATCCTGACTTCGCTGCGACTGGGCCGCTTCACCCGGCACTATGTCGGCATGCCGGAAGAAGAGTAA
- a CDS encoding CvpA family protein translates to MLTAFDVGIGILVLISAILATARGLTREVLSLATWAGSAAIAIYMWQFHPEIARGYIQEQIVADVATVVVTFIISLIVLHLITMRIADFVVDSRIGPLDRTLGFVFGVLRGIVIGVVAVIFGVWLMGSNLPAWAANSKSLPILQGFGDSLIAALPPNLEEQVNAILKRGKGAVPTEDTAPVDEGTDAGEDDSPLPGTVTPPAPVTNQPANTPA, encoded by the coding sequence ATGCTGACAGCATTCGATGTTGGGATCGGAATCCTGGTACTGATCTCGGCGATCCTCGCCACGGCGCGTGGGCTCACGCGCGAGGTGCTCTCGCTTGCCACCTGGGCCGGGTCCGCTGCCATCGCCATCTATATGTGGCAGTTCCACCCGGAAATCGCGCGTGGATACATCCAGGAGCAGATCGTGGCCGACGTCGCCACGGTGGTTGTCACCTTCATCATCTCGCTGATCGTGCTGCACCTGATCACCATGCGCATCGCCGATTTCGTCGTCGATAGCCGCATCGGCCCGCTCGACCGCACCCTGGGCTTCGTCTTCGGCGTGCTGCGCGGGATCGTGATCGGCGTCGTCGCCGTCATCTTCGGGGTCTGGCTGATGGGGTCGAACCTGCCGGCATGGGCCGCGAACTCGAAGTCGCTGCCGATCCTGCAGGGCTTCGGCGATTCCCTTATCGCGGCGCTGCCGCCGAACCTGGAAGAACAGGTCAACGCCATCCTCAAGCGCGGCAAGGGTGCCGTGCCCACCGAGGATACGGCGCCTGTCGATGAAGGCACCGATGCCGGCGAAGACGACAGCCCGCTCCCGGGCACCGTGACGCCCCCGGCGCCCGTCACCAACCAGCCGGCGAACACACCGGCCTGA
- a CDS encoding LysR family transcriptional regulator — MTLEQLRIFVAVADRQHVTRAAADLHMTQSTASAALAALEERHGTRLFDRIGRGLVLNEAGRTLLPYAREVLAAAARAQEALQDLAGLRRGSLRLGASQTVASYWLPPRMVRFSESHPLIELTLEVHNTSQVAAAVLSGEADLGLVEGPVRIAELAVTEIATDSMALVAAADHPLARRRFDLADLRNQRWVLREVGSGTRQVAEESLQRLGLASGDIRIALELPSNEAVIAAVRGSGMLTVLSEVTVAAALATGALVRLPVELATRAFSLVTHRQRQQSPAGEAFARMLLAER, encoded by the coding sequence ATGACCCTCGAACAATTGCGCATCTTCGTGGCAGTCGCAGACCGGCAGCATGTGACCCGTGCTGCCGCCGACCTCCACATGACCCAATCGACAGCCAGCGCCGCCCTCGCCGCGCTGGAGGAGCGTCATGGCACCCGGCTTTTCGACCGCATCGGGCGCGGCCTGGTGCTCAACGAGGCGGGGCGCACTCTTCTGCCCTACGCGCGCGAAGTGCTTGCCGCCGCCGCCCGCGCGCAGGAGGCGTTGCAGGATCTGGCGGGCCTGCGTCGCGGGTCGCTGCGGCTCGGCGCCAGCCAGACCGTTGCCAGCTATTGGCTGCCGCCCCGGATGGTGCGCTTCTCCGAATCCCACCCGCTGATCGAGCTGACGCTTGAGGTACACAACACCTCCCAGGTCGCCGCCGCCGTCCTGAGCGGGGAGGCCGATCTCGGGCTTGTCGAGGGACCGGTGCGTATCGCCGAATTGGCCGTCACCGAGATCGCCACCGACAGCATGGCGCTGGTCGCGGCGGCCGATCATCCCCTGGCCAGGCGCCGGTTCGACCTCGCGGACCTGCGCAACCAGCGCTGGGTGCTGCGCGAAGTGGGCTCGGGCACGCGTCAGGTCGCGGAAGAATCGCTGCAGCGCCTGGGTCTCGCGTCCGGCGATATCCGCATCGCACTCGAACTGCCCTCGAACGAGGCCGTGATCGCCGCAGTCCGCGGCAGCGGCATGCTCACGGTGCTTTCGGAGGTTACCGTCGCCGCCGCGCTCGCGACCGGGGCGCTCGTGCGCCTGCCGGTCGAACTGGCGACCCGCGCCTTCTCGCTCGTTACCCACCGGCAGCGCCAGCAAAGCCCGGCGGGAGAGGCTTTTGCGCGCATGCTCCTGGCGGAGCGCTGA
- a CDS encoding replicative DNA helicase, protein MAEQQLRLVRPEDEKAYRLAPHNVEAEQALLGAILVNNEAFYRVSDFLEPDHFYEPIHRQIYEVCGKIIRAGKIATPLTVKTFLPDTLLPEVTMPQYLAKLAAEATTVINASDYGQSVYDLALRRNLIVIGEEMTATAYEADVEMTPEKQIEEAERALYDLAEKGRYDGGFQPFNAALKDAISMAGEAYGRDGSLSGLATGLTDLDRLMGGLQRSDLIILAARPAMGKTSLATNIAFNVAKSWKTAVQADGHMKTVDGGVVGFFSLEMSSEQLATRILAEQAEISSSDIRRGNIHESQFSKLVDTSNLMAQVPLFIDDTGGISIGQLAARARRLKRQKGLDLLIVDYLQLLSGSKKSSDNRVQELTEITTGLKALAKELEAPIIALSQLSRQVEAREDKHPQLADLRESGSIEQDADVVLFVYREEYYLKNKEPKEGTPEHLQWQAEMEQVHGRAEVIIGKQRHGPTGTVQLQFEANLTRFGNLARSDYLPERME, encoded by the coding sequence ATGGCAGAACAGCAATTGCGGCTCGTCCGCCCTGAGGACGAAAAGGCGTATCGCCTGGCGCCACACAACGTGGAGGCCGAACAGGCGCTCCTGGGCGCTATCCTCGTTAACAACGAAGCCTTCTATCGGGTCTCGGACTTCCTCGAGCCCGACCATTTCTACGAGCCGATTCACCGCCAGATCTATGAGGTCTGCGGCAAGATCATCCGTGCCGGCAAGATCGCGACCCCGCTGACGGTCAAGACGTTCCTGCCCGATACGCTGCTGCCCGAAGTCACCATGCCGCAATACCTGGCCAAGCTGGCCGCGGAGGCGACGACCGTCATCAATGCCAGCGACTATGGCCAGTCCGTCTATGACCTGGCGCTGCGCCGCAACCTCATCGTCATCGGGGAGGAAATGACCGCGACGGCCTATGAGGCCGACGTGGAGATGACGCCCGAAAAGCAGATCGAGGAGGCCGAACGCGCCCTCTACGACCTGGCCGAAAAGGGCCGCTACGATGGCGGCTTCCAGCCCTTCAACGCGGCCCTCAAGGACGCCATCTCGATGGCGGGCGAAGCCTATGGGCGCGATGGGTCGCTTTCGGGCCTTGCGACCGGCCTCACCGACCTCGACCGCCTCATGGGCGGGCTGCAGCGCTCGGACTTGATCATCCTCGCGGCGCGTCCTGCCATGGGCAAGACCTCGCTTGCCACCAACATCGCCTTCAACGTCGCCAAGTCCTGGAAGACGGCGGTTCAGGCCGATGGCCACATGAAGACGGTCGATGGCGGCGTCGTGGGCTTCTTCAGCCTCGAAATGAGCTCGGAACAGCTGGCTACACGTATTCTCGCCGAGCAGGCCGAGATCTCGTCCTCCGATATCCGCCGCGGCAATATCCATGAGAGCCAGTTCTCCAAGCTCGTGGATACGTCCAACCTGATGGCGCAGGTGCCGCTTTTCATCGACGATACCGGCGGCATTTCCATCGGCCAGCTCGCCGCGCGTGCCCGGCGCCTCAAGCGGCAGAAGGGCCTCGACCTCCTGATCGTGGATTACCTCCAGCTCCTTTCCGGTTCCAAGAAGTCCTCGGACAACCGCGTGCAGGAACTGACGGAAATCACCACGGGCCTGAAGGCCCTGGCCAAGGAACTGGAGGCGCCGATCATCGCGCTCTCCCAGCTCTCCCGCCAGGTGGAAGCGCGCGAGGACAAGCATCCGCAGCTCGCCGACCTTCGCGAATCCGGTTCCATCGAGCAGGACGCCGACGTGGTGCTCTTCGTTTATCGCGAGGAGTACTACCTCAAGAACAAGGAGCCCAAGGAAGGGACTCCCGAGCACCTCCAGTGGCAGGCCGAAATGGAACAGGTGCATGGACGCGCAGAAGTGATTATTGGTAAGCAGCGCCATGGACCTACGGGCACGGTCCAGCTCCAGTTCGAAGCCAACCTGACGCGCTTCGGCAATCTGGCGCGCTCCGACTATCTGCCCGAACGCATGGAATAG
- a CDS encoding DUF1697 domain-containing protein produces MNTYVILLRAIGPITHKVMSMARWRDAVAAAGFEDPVTYLATGNMIASGPGSIETVSERMNGVVADLGLGPSNVAVVRRPAELRAVLEANPFPEAAAERPSQMQVFCFADRRPDFGWTADHGGPELFAVVDGHLVVDYSGRISESSRLGNLIEKRCGPGTGRNWNTLRGLVERAGAREQKDT; encoded by the coding sequence ATGAACACTTACGTCATCCTGCTGCGGGCGATCGGGCCGATCACCCACAAGGTGATGTCGATGGCCCGGTGGCGTGACGCCGTCGCGGCGGCCGGCTTCGAGGATCCCGTCACCTACCTCGCCACCGGCAACATGATCGCGAGCGGTCCCGGCAGCATCGAAACTGTCTCCGAGCGGATGAACGGCGTGGTGGCCGATCTCGGGCTCGGCCCGTCCAATGTCGCCGTCGTGCGTCGCCCAGCCGAATTGCGCGCCGTGCTCGAGGCCAATCCGTTCCCCGAGGCTGCCGCCGAGCGCCCGAGCCAGATGCAGGTCTTCTGCTTCGCCGACCGCCGCCCCGATTTCGGCTGGACGGCCGACCATGGCGGGCCGGAGCTCTTTGCAGTGGTGGACGGACATCTGGTGGTCGATTATTCCGGCCGCATCTCCGAAAGTTCGCGCCTCGGCAACCTGATCGAGAAGCGCTGCGGCCCCGGGACCGGCCGCAACTGGAATACCCTGCGGGGCCTCGTCGAACGCGCCGGCGCCCGCGAACAAAAGGACACGTGA